One window of Dermacentor albipictus isolate Rhodes 1998 colony chromosome 9, USDA_Dalb.pri_finalv2, whole genome shotgun sequence genomic DNA carries:
- the LOC139049727 gene encoding uncharacterized protein isoform X1, with protein sequence MELGPRAVFVPFPASPAHPGVRGSDYRASPGVDRRPPGQLKQVCVVLDPQAGLPSVPAPADVLLPANPEEITVCRRSQDAATRHSSFIHEEGCSAHIRHIRENRFCPRECFQELWMIWFMMPITAGILPDDNKAMKQSLLCGANKHKSLGARNEHFQLSNGYCTALASNSYCQSLHRNSGSELATVTTLL encoded by the exons GAGTGCGTGGATCCGACTACCGTGCGAGTCCCGGCGTCGACAGACGTCCTCCCGGACAACTGAAGCAG GTGTGCGTGGTATTGGATCCTCAAGCCGGCCTCCCGTCAGTCCCGGCGCCAGCAGACGTTCTCCTACCGGCCAATCCAG AGGAGATTACAGTATGCCGGAGATCGCAAGATGCAGCAACTAGGCACTCAAGCTTCATCCACGAAGAAGGCTGCTCCGCACATATTCGGCACATTCGTGAAAACAGGTTCTGTCCCAGGGAGTGCTTCCAAGAGTTATGGATGATTTGGTTTATGATGCCCATAACCGCCGGAATTCTCCCGGACGACAATAAAGCAATGAAACAAAGCCTTCTATGCGGCGCAAACAAGCATAAAAGCCTTGGCGCACGCAATGAGCACTTCCAGTTGTCGAACGGTTATTGCACCGCCTTAGCGTCAAATTCCTACTGTCAGTCACTACACCGCAACAGTGGCAGTGAATTAGCGACTGTCACTACCCTGCTTTAA
- the LOC135903748 gene encoding uncharacterized protein isoform X1: MARFTGICPIQVQGGVLLVASRKLQACSVSSPPGVLLASSPRIPDGFPAFAPDSRLEAEGVVTEPESTTAPQCGTSAAVAEDVHHPTGLQCDCTTAEYIRALPLDVCKSGQDASRDTALVHIF; the protein is encoded by the exons GTGCAGGGAGGTGTGCTGCTTGTGGCATCGCGGAAACTGCAAGCATGTTCCGTGTCGTCGCCACCAGGTGTCCTCCTCGCCAGTTCACCCAG AATTCCTGACGGATTTCCTGCCTTCGCTCCAGACAGCCGGCTTGAAGCAGAGGGCGTGGTGACGGAACCAGAGTCCACGACGGCCCCGCAATGTGGCACTTCAGCT GCCGTCGCAGAAGATGTACACCACCCGACAGGCCTGCAATGCGATTGCACCACTGCGGAATACATTCGCGCGCTACCACTTGATGTTTGCAAATCGGGGCAAGATGCTTCCCGCGACACTGCACTAGTGCACATTTTTTGA
- the LOC135903748 gene encoding uncharacterized protein isoform X2, whose amino-acid sequence MARSTGICPIQVQGGVLLVASRKLQACSVSSPPGVLLASSPRIPDGFPAFAPDSRLEAEGVVTEPESTTAPQCGTSAAVAEDVHHPTGLQCDCTTAEYIRALPLDVCKSGQDASRDTALVHIF is encoded by the exons GTGCAGGGAGGTGTGCTGCTTGTGGCATCGCGGAAACTGCAAGCATGTTCCGTGTCGTCGCCACCAGGTGTCCTCCTCGCCAGTTCACCCAG AATTCCTGACGGATTTCCTGCCTTCGCTCCAGACAGCCGGCTTGAAGCAGAGGGCGTGGTGACGGAACCAGAGTCCACGACGGCCCCGCAATGTGGCACTTCAGCT GCCGTCGCAGAAGATGTACACCACCCGACAGGCCTGCAATGCGATTGCACCACTGCGGAATACATTCGCGCGCTACCACTTGATGTTTGCAAATCGGGGCAAGATGCTTCCCGCGACACTGCACTAGTGCACATTTTTTGA